A region of Acidithiobacillus ferridurans DNA encodes the following proteins:
- a CDS encoding FkbM family methyltransferase, with protein MTTFRPIAFVMASTNHGTMIVNRNDYRIVPGGEFGVGHQILTSSSFDQPEVDLVLQLLSARRTHHGDGVFAIDCGANIGVHTIEWAKLMYGWGSVVAFEAQERIFYALAGNIAINNCFNARAEWAAVGAGNGFIGVPSPDYNLPSSYGSLELKKSASNEFIGQEIDYSEEKTIRTRMVAIDQAISGRVDFIKIDVEGMEIDVLHGARETIIRNKPGMLIEKIKSEENELIGFVTGLGYKTFQFGINIIAVHESDPVISIINTTV; from the coding sequence TTGACCACCTTCAGACCAATTGCATTTGTCATGGCGTCAACCAATCATGGAACCATGATAGTCAACAGAAATGACTACAGAATCGTTCCCGGCGGGGAATTTGGCGTTGGCCATCAAATACTCACGTCGTCATCTTTCGACCAGCCCGAAGTGGATCTCGTCCTGCAGTTGTTATCCGCCAGAAGAACCCACCATGGCGATGGCGTCTTTGCCATCGATTGCGGCGCCAATATAGGCGTCCACACCATAGAGTGGGCAAAGCTCATGTATGGCTGGGGATCGGTGGTCGCCTTTGAAGCGCAGGAAAGAATTTTTTATGCGCTGGCGGGGAACATCGCCATCAACAACTGCTTCAACGCCAGAGCCGAATGGGCTGCCGTCGGCGCCGGCAACGGATTCATCGGGGTTCCGTCACCGGACTACAACCTGCCGTCGAGCTACGGCAGCCTGGAGTTGAAAAAATCGGCGAGCAACGAGTTCATCGGCCAGGAAATAGACTATTCAGAGGAAAAAACCATCCGGACGCGGATGGTTGCCATTGATCAGGCGATAAGTGGACGGGTTGATTTTATCAAAATAGACGTCGAGGGAATGGAAATCGATGTGCTCCATGGCGCAAGGGAAACGATCATACGCAATAAGCCAGGCATGCTCATTGAAAAAATAAAATCAGAGGAAAACGAACTGATCGGATTCGTTACCGGGCTAGGCTATAAAACATTCCAATTTGGGATCAATATAATCGCCGTACACGAATCGGATCCGGTGATCTCCATCATAAATACCACGGTGTAG
- a CDS encoding alpha/beta fold hydrolase — MSYEDIGDPNGKLPVLFLHGTPGSRLQLELLPAALRSGLRWIAFDRAGYGASDRQPGLTMTEVAATGEVLANHLGLDAFHVLGFSGGGPYALACARAMPGRVRTVHLASSSGPAELPEVRSAFGLQDHTIFILVRHAPWLFRALLRLRMAGVQRRPERFVAQFAAKMTTRDHALLAAPDVLAKLCDDLREALRQGTAGLADDFAVLNRPWPFRLEDIRVPVHVWQGTQDHVNNLQVGLAMAAHLPSAQIHLLESGSHTLLLTHAAEIRAALDQDEALAAQEPAK; from the coding sequence GTGTCCTATGAAGACATCGGTGACCCGAACGGAAAGTTGCCGGTATTGTTCCTTCACGGTACGCCCGGCTCCCGCCTGCAACTGGAGTTACTGCCTGCAGCCCTGCGTAGCGGTCTGCGCTGGATCGCCTTCGACCGGGCGGGTTATGGAGCATCGGACCGGCAGCCGGGACTGACCATGACCGAAGTGGCGGCGACGGGCGAAGTTCTGGCCAACCATCTGGGGCTGGACGCCTTTCACGTGCTGGGTTTCTCGGGCGGTGGTCCCTACGCGCTGGCCTGCGCCCGCGCCATGCCGGGGCGGGTGCGCACCGTGCATCTGGCGAGCAGCTCGGGACCGGCGGAGCTTCCCGAGGTACGATCCGCCTTCGGTCTTCAGGACCACACCATCTTTATCCTGGTGCGCCATGCACCGTGGCTTTTCAGGGCGCTGTTGCGCCTCAGAATGGCGGGCGTGCAGCGGAGGCCGGAGCGCTTCGTGGCGCAGTTCGCGGCAAAGATGACTACCCGGGACCATGCCCTGCTGGCGGCGCCCGACGTTCTGGCGAAGCTTTGCGACGATTTGCGGGAGGCTTTGCGGCAAGGGACTGCGGGGTTGGCTGACGATTTCGCGGTGCTCAACCGCCCCTGGCCCTTCCGCCTGGAGGATATCCGGGTGCCGGTGCATGTCTGGCAGGGTACACAGGATCATGTGAACAATCTGCAGGTCGGTCTGGCGATGGCCGCACATTTGCCAAGTGCGCAGATCCATCTCCTGGAGTCAGGCTCGCATACGCTGTTGCTGACCCATGCCGCGGAGATCCGTGCGGCGTTGGACCAGGATGAGGCCCTGGCTGCTCAGGAACCCGCTAAATGA
- a CDS encoding DUF805 domain-containing protein, translating into MNMQQSIMSGYQKFFTRSGRAPRSEYWYFLLFYLLLNIAVQLLGIYLRTHDHSGTTSILLSIVAMGFWLAALATAVPMLMVTVRRVHDIGRTGWWVGVSFINGLLLDGAFGYVIFRTTIMHNTQNLQAGLPSGGMAIVLGILGLIGIALGLTIFIFTLLPGSPGENRYGPNPLDSHATPVSGREFDRS; encoded by the coding sequence ATGAATATGCAACAATCCATTATGTCAGGATATCAAAAGTTTTTTACCAGAAGCGGCCGGGCACCGCGCTCAGAATACTGGTATTTCCTTTTATTCTATCTATTGTTGAATATTGCCGTACAACTACTGGGTATCTATCTCCGGACCCACGATCATTCCGGCACCACTTCCATTCTCCTTTCGATTGTCGCGATGGGGTTCTGGCTGGCAGCCCTGGCCACTGCCGTACCAATGCTGATGGTCACGGTCCGTCGTGTTCACGATATTGGACGGACGGGTTGGTGGGTAGGCGTCTCCTTTATCAACGGGCTCCTGCTCGACGGAGCGTTTGGATATGTGATCTTCAGAACCACTATCATGCACAATACCCAAAATCTGCAGGCTGGTCTGCCCAGTGGCGGTATGGCAATCGTCTTGGGCATATTGGGCTTGATCGGCATCGCGTTGGGCCTTACGATCTTCATCTTCACCCTCCTGCCGGGAAGCCCAGGAGAGAACCGTTATGGCCCAAATCCTCTGGACTCCCACGCCACGCCTGTTTCCGGGCGCGAGTTCGATAGATCCTGA
- a CDS encoding methyltransferase family protein produces MMVSAVLLLALLSAWILLELYLEYFFRSPMNANRQDGGSSKIFNVVILSSVGSWACVLALEIRQEPHIALYLPRVGVSLLMAGLLLRTYAIMTLRRYFTVDLAIQPGHRLIRHGPYRMVRHPSYTGALLCFLGLALSFGYWATAILIVVPVILAYLWRIVKEERILVDAFGIAYQEYRNCTYCLVPGII; encoded by the coding sequence ATGATGGTATCTGCTGTTCTGCTGTTAGCGCTGTTGTCAGCGTGGATATTGCTGGAGCTGTACCTGGAATACTTTTTCCGTTCCCCCATGAATGCGAACAGGCAGGATGGCGGGTCTTCAAAAATATTCAACGTCGTGATCTTGTCCAGCGTAGGAAGTTGGGCTTGCGTGTTGGCTCTGGAAATCCGTCAGGAGCCACATATCGCGCTCTATCTACCGCGGGTGGGGGTTTCGTTACTCATGGCGGGACTCCTGTTGCGAACATACGCGATCATGACGTTGAGGAGATATTTCACCGTGGATCTGGCCATTCAGCCTGGGCACCGGCTGATCCGACATGGACCCTATCGCATGGTGCGCCATCCATCCTATACGGGAGCGCTACTCTGTTTTTTGGGGTTGGCGCTGTCGTTTGGCTACTGGGCCACCGCCATCCTGATCGTCGTTCCTGTTATTTTGGCCTACCTCTGGAGAATCGTCAAAGAGGAACGCATACTCGTGGACGCCTTCGGGATCGCTTATCAGGAATACCGCAACTGCACGTACTGCCTTGTTCCCGGTATCATTTAG